The following proteins are encoded in a genomic region of Brachypodium distachyon strain Bd21 chromosome 1, Brachypodium_distachyon_v3.0, whole genome shotgun sequence:
- the LOC100827239 gene encoding glycine-rich RNA-binding protein RZ1C isoform X1 has protein sequence MAGKEESRIFVGGLSFHTDERKLEEAFRRFGKVVDAQIMLERHTNRHRGFGFVTFSDPRAVESAISEMHTKELDGRTISVNRAEPKMNTDDTRYSSGGDRGADRGDYRGGKGDGPPPGNCYQCGRAGHWARDCPNPAGGRSGQLSSKFSGGGGRGDRFSGSDRFSDRYMDDRYDGGRYGYRDPIDNRDRYDGGRDRYASDRYPSGGDRFGADRYGGPDRYQPSGYGRERERSYERDAVRGGAAFDRSGPRGGASYDRDGPRGGIGGGYDRDGPRGGGADNYVSGGPARYDGGSYRDRPGPYDRPSRGGRYEDRF, from the exons ATGgcagggaaggaggagagccGGATCTTCGTGGGCGGTCTGTCGTTCCACACCGACGAACGCAAGCTCGAGGAGGCCTTCCGCCGCTTCGGCAAGGTGGTCGACGCGCAG ATCATGCTGGAGAGGCACACAAACCGCCACCGTGGGTTTGGCTTTGTGACGTTCTCAGATCCACGGGCAGTCGAGAGTGCTATTAGTGAGATGCACACCAAAGAGTTAGATGGACGGACCATTTCAGTGAACAGGGCGGAGCCTAAGATGAATACAGATGACACAAGGTACAGCAGTGGCGGCGACCGTGGTGCTGACCGTGGGGATTATCGTGGTGGTAAGGGTGATGGCCCACCCCCTGGCAATTGCTATCAGTGTGGTCGTGCTGGTCATTGGGCTCGTGACTGCCCTAATCCTGCTGGAGGTCGTTCTGGGCAATTATCTTCCAAgttcagtggcggtggtggcagGGGAGACCGTTTTTCTGGATCAGATAGGTTTAGTGACCGTTACATGGATGATCGTTATGATGGTGGCCGTTATGGATACCGTGACCCTATTGATAACAGAGATAGGTATGATGGGGGCCGTGATCGTTATGCCAGTGACCGTTACCCATCTGGTGGTGATCGCTTTGGTGCAGACAGGTATGGAGGTCCAGACCGTTATCAGCCAAGTGGTTATGGTAGGGAGCGAGAGAGAAGCTACGAGAGAGATGCAGTGCGTGGCGGTGCTGCTTTTGACAGGAGTGGCCCAAGAGGTGGTGCAAGTTATGACAGGGATGGCCCAAGGGGCGGCATTGGTGGTGGCTATGACAGGGATGGTCCACGTGGAGGCGGTGCTGACAACTATGTTAGTGGAGGACCTGCTCGCTATGATGGAGGAAGTTACAGGGACAGACCTGGGCCATATGACCGTCCCAGCAGGGGAGGACGCTATGAGGATCGCTTCTAA
- the LOC100827239 gene encoding glycine-rich RNA-binding protein RZ1C isoform X2 — MLERHTNRHRGFGFVTFSDPRAVESAISEMHTKELDGRTISVNRAEPKMNTDDTRYSSGGDRGADRGDYRGGKGDGPPPGNCYQCGRAGHWARDCPNPAGGRSGQLSSKFSGGGGRGDRFSGSDRFSDRYMDDRYDGGRYGYRDPIDNRDRYDGGRDRYASDRYPSGGDRFGADRYGGPDRYQPSGYGRERERSYERDAVRGGAAFDRSGPRGGASYDRDGPRGGIGGGYDRDGPRGGGADNYVSGGPARYDGGSYRDRPGPYDRPSRGGRYEDRF; from the coding sequence ATGCTGGAGAGGCACACAAACCGCCACCGTGGGTTTGGCTTTGTGACGTTCTCAGATCCACGGGCAGTCGAGAGTGCTATTAGTGAGATGCACACCAAAGAGTTAGATGGACGGACCATTTCAGTGAACAGGGCGGAGCCTAAGATGAATACAGATGACACAAGGTACAGCAGTGGCGGCGACCGTGGTGCTGACCGTGGGGATTATCGTGGTGGTAAGGGTGATGGCCCACCCCCTGGCAATTGCTATCAGTGTGGTCGTGCTGGTCATTGGGCTCGTGACTGCCCTAATCCTGCTGGAGGTCGTTCTGGGCAATTATCTTCCAAgttcagtggcggtggtggcagGGGAGACCGTTTTTCTGGATCAGATAGGTTTAGTGACCGTTACATGGATGATCGTTATGATGGTGGCCGTTATGGATACCGTGACCCTATTGATAACAGAGATAGGTATGATGGGGGCCGTGATCGTTATGCCAGTGACCGTTACCCATCTGGTGGTGATCGCTTTGGTGCAGACAGGTATGGAGGTCCAGACCGTTATCAGCCAAGTGGTTATGGTAGGGAGCGAGAGAGAAGCTACGAGAGAGATGCAGTGCGTGGCGGTGCTGCTTTTGACAGGAGTGGCCCAAGAGGTGGTGCAAGTTATGACAGGGATGGCCCAAGGGGCGGCATTGGTGGTGGCTATGACAGGGATGGTCCACGTGGAGGCGGTGCTGACAACTATGTTAGTGGAGGACCTGCTCGCTATGATGGAGGAAGTTACAGGGACAGACCTGGGCCATATGACCGTCCCAGCAGGGGAGGACGCTATGAGGATCGCTTCTAA
- the LOC100828739 gene encoding glycine-rich RNA-binding protein RZ1C: protein MAGKEESQIFVGGLSWCTTERTVEGAFRRFGKIVHVQVITERHTGRSRGFGFVIFSDPRAAIDAIMWMHNQELDGHTITVFWANPKVDNADGGRDGYCGSGRAAGFGGGCCFACGRPGHWAPDCPDAGRCSGRFSSDFTVRGGFFFEGKPFLRSSICLGW from the exons ATGGCCGGGAAGGAGGAGAGCCAGATCTTCGTGGGCGGCCTGTCGTGGTGTACCACCGAGCGCACGGTCGAGGGCGCCTTCCGCCGCTTCGGCAAGATCGTCCACGTTCAG GTCATCACCGAGAGACACACGGGCCGCAGCAGGGGCTTTGGCTTCGTGATCTTCTCCGATCCGCGGGCAGCAATCGACGCCATCATGTGGATGCACAACCAGGAGCTGGATGGCCACACCATTACGGTGTTCTGGGCTAACCCGAAGGTTGATAATGCTGACGGCGGACGAGATGGTTATTGTGGAAGCGGTAGAGCCGCCGGCTTCGGCGGTGGCTGCTGCTTCGCGTGTGGCCGCCCTGGCCATTGGGCTCCCGACTGCCCCGACGCCGGCCGCTGTTCCGGGCGGTTCTCTTCAGATTTCACCGTTCGTggcggcttcttcttcgagGGGAAGCCGTTTCTCCGGAGTTCGATATGCCTCGGGTGGTGA
- the LOC100839164 gene encoding serine/threonine protein phosphatase 2A 57 kDa regulatory subunit B' beta isoform: MFNKIIKRGNRKGTRSEGAEPAARPAAPSSSSGGAGAAAPVTVNHASRASAPSPSSPTSPHVAPSAFPAVPASHTSPPLLEPLPLLRDVAAADRPGLLLRKLRLVAALFDFSDSLKHPREKEAKRQALLELVDYVQAPAAAANANAPARLPDNVQEALIAAISVNIFRPLPPAPYESAAAIDPGATPDDEEEPYLDPAWPHLQLVYELLLRYVVSPDTDTKIAKRYVDHAFVLRLLDHFDSEDPREREYLKTVLHRIYGKFMVHRPFIRKAINNVFYRFIFETERHNGIGELLEILGSIINGFALPMKEEHKLFLTRALIPLHKPKSVGIYHQQLSYCIVQFVEKDYKLADAVIRGLLKYWPVINCQKEVLFLGELEEVLEATQPTEFQRCMVPLFKQIGRCLNSSHFQVAERALFLWNNDHIVSLIAQNRGVIFPIIFEALERNIQSHWNQAVHGLTANVRKMFLDMDSELFEECQQQYIEKQAKAKELEEQRESAWRQLEAVAAKAAGDDMVLVN, translated from the exons atgttcAACAAGATCATCAAGCGCGGTAACCGCAAGGGGACGCGCTCCGAAGGGGCCgagcctgccgcgcgccccgcGGCGCCATCGTCCTcgtccggcggcgccggggcggCCGCGCCCGTCACCGTCAACCACGCCTCACGCGcctccgcgccgtcgccgtcctcgcccACCTCGCCGCACGTCGCTCCCTCTGCCTTCCCGGCCGTCCCCGCGTCCcacacctcgccgccgctcctcgagccgctcccgctcctccGCGACGTCGCGGCCGCTGACCGCcccgggctcctcctccgcaagCTACGCCTCGTCGCCGCGCTATTCGACTTCTCCGACTCCCTCAAGCACCCTCGCGAGAAGGAGGCCAAGCGCCAGGCGCTCCTCGAGCTCGTCGACTACGTCCAGGCCCCCGCGGCCGCAGCCAACGCCAACGCGCCTGCGCGCCTCCCCGACAACGTCCAGGAGGCCCTAATCGCCGCCATCTCCGTCAACATATTCCGCCCTCTGCCCCCCGCGCCGTATGAGTCTGCTGCCGCGATTGACCCTGGTGCCACCCcggatgatgaggaggaaccCTACCTTGACCCGGCTTGGCCACACCTGCAGCTTGTCTATGAGCTCCTGCTCCGGTACGTTGTGTCTCCTGACACAGACACTAAGATTGCTAAGCGGTATGTGGACCACGCTTtcgtgctccgcctcctcgaccaCTTCGATTCTGAGGACCCCCGCGAACGTGAGTATCTCAAGACTGTGCTCCACCGCATCTATGGCAAGTTCATGGTTCATCGCCCGTTCATCCGCAAGGCCATCAATAATGTGTTCTATCGGTTCATCTTTGAGACCGAGCGCCATAATGGTATTGGCGAGCTCCTTGAGATTCTTGGTAGCATAATCAATGGCTTCGCTCTGCCTATGAAGGAGGAGCACAAACTGTTCCTCACCCGTGCGCTCATCCCACTACACAAGCCCAAGTCTGTTGGTATCTACCACCAGCAGCTGTCCTACTGCATTGTCCAGTTCGTTGAGAAGGACTACAAACTTGCAGATGCTGTGATCAGGGGCCTGCTCAAGTACTGGCCAGTCATAAATTGCCAGAAGGAGGTGCTGTTTTTGGGGGAGCTCGAGGAAGTGCTCGAGGCGACACAACCTACGGAGTTCCAGCGGTGCATGGTGCCGCTGTTTAAACAGATCGGACGCTGCCTTAACAGTTCCCATTTCCAG GTTGCTGAGCGGGCTCTGTTCTTATGGAACAATGATCACATTGTAAGTTTGATTGCCCAAAATCGGGGTGTTATATTTCCAATAATATTTGAAGCACTTGAGAGGAACATACAGAGCCACTGGAATCAAGCTGTCCATGGTCTCACCGCAAATGTACGCAAGATGTTTTTGGACATGGACAGTGAGCTATTTGAAGAGTGCCAACAGCAGTACATTGAGAAACAAGCAAAAGCCAAAGAACTGGAAGAGCAACGAGAGTCGGCATGGAGACAATTGGAAGCTGTTGCTGCCAAGGCTGCTGGAGATGACATGGTTTTGGTCAACTAG